AAAACCAGAAAAAATAAAGTTTGTAAAAAATACTCATGATTGATTCATGATAGAAAATCATACTAGTTAAGGATTGTCCTATTGAATTATTACGCTTATTATTATATCTATTTATGTTTTGTCAAAACGATTTTTTTCGTAAAACCCAAGTGTTTTTTTTCTGTCTTAATAATTATTTAAAAGAAAATAACTGAGGATTAACATTAATCATAACCCATGCCCAATTGTTGGTATGATCAACATCACCCCCTTTTACTCTTTGCATAGAATCTGTTCCGAACATTTGAGAATATCCGCCAGTAATATTGATATATTTATGAACTGCATAACTGGCCGTAAAATCTACTTCGGTTCCAAGATAGCTGCTCATTTCGTTTCCATTGGTATCCAAAATTGTATTGGCTGAGTTAAAAACATGTGGCAATAAGTTGAATTGCCATTTATCGACAACGCAATTAAATTTCAAAAAGACATCTTGTAATCCTACTGAATTTTTATAATTTCCTACGTAGAAATAATCCATATATCCATTGAATCCATGATTGGTTCCAAAAATTGGATTGAATGATTTTATATTGGTACTCGTATCTGTTTGGCTTTTTCCCGAAAGAAACTCGTAACCCAAACCTGCTTTAAACTTCACAGTTAATGCATAATTAAAATTAATGGCGCAATCAAAAGCACTCACATTATACGTACTGCTTTTTCCGGTTTGTCCATAGAACCATAGATTTCCATCCCAGTTTTTGTTTTTTGTATTCAAATAAGTTCCAAAAGTCTGCATATAATCTACTTTCAATTCTGGAAGTGGAGCTGGGATTGGTGGTTTTAATTTATTTTCGAAACCTGTGTTTAAGAATAATAAACTCATGCTTATTTTTCCAAATTCAGTATGATACCAAGCATATTGCATGGCTTTATAAGCAGCAACTGTATAAGGAGTTGCAATATCTGTTTCACTATTGGCATTGTAAGCAAACGCCATATCCAATTGGCTCTTTTTATTTTTATAAGTTACCAATGCTGCGTCATGGCTTTGCGCCTGCTGCGCCCAATCCACTTCACCCAGAATACGCTGATTATCGTATGAAATCACCTGACGTCCTAAGCGGGTACTCCAGTTTTCGTCAAAATTGTATTGTGCCCAAGCTTCAAATAGCTGAATTCCGTTGACATCTGATTTTGTATTTGTAGCAACATCTCCCCAAACACGTACATTTTGCATAGTCAGCTTGGTAACAAACTTATCTTGCTTGAAATTTAAGTTCAAACGTGTTCTACTTGATATAAATTGACCTGCTGTTTCTCCAAAAGGAATCGGCGCTTTATACCCATTTCTAAATTCGTAACGCGGTCTGATTTGCAAATTGGCATCAAATTCTTGGGCAAAAGTATTCATGCTGGCCATTGATATAAATACCAATGCCATTTTTTGTAATAGCTTCATTTTGGTGGGATTTTAGTTTAGTTTACCTGCTTCTTCGGTTATTTTTTTGATAGTTTCATCTGAGTTTACCCCTAATCCTTCTTGTTGAAAAGTTAATTCTCCTTCGGCATTAAAAACACTTATAATATTCGAATGAGAGAAATTTAAAGGATCTATTTTTTTGTAATTCACAGCCAAAACCGCTGCAAATTCTCTTGTATTTTCTTCGGTAGAACGTAAAAACTCCCATTGTTCACTGTCCATTTTGTTAGCAATAGCAAATTCTTTGAGACGTTTTGGAGTATCAGTTTCGGGGTCAATACTTATCAAAACCAATTTTACATTCCCTTTGATATTATCCGGCAAACGGGATTCAATATTACGCATATCAGCGACTAAACGCGGACAAGCAGCTTTGCAAGAAGTGTAAATCATAACCATTACCAGCACTTTGCCTCTCAAATCTTTCATTTCGATATTTTGACCATTTTGATTGGTCCATTTGGAAGGCAAATTATAAATAGACAAATCCGAAATAGGTTTTTCTTTGACTACAGTTTCTTTTTTATTACAACTTTCAAAAGTAAAAAACAGTAAAAAAAAGAATAAAGCAAGTAATAAGTCCCAGCCTTTTATATGGATTTCATTAGGCTTTGATGTTTGTATTGATTTCATAGTGTTTGATTTTGTTTAGTTCTCAAATGCCATTAATTATCTTTAGCACATCGAAAACCTAAATTTTTAGTAGTATAGCTAGCCTTAAGACTTCCTCTAAAAGCATAGCGCATAAAAGCAGCATAATTCATCAAATCCGTTGCGTTTATTGATCCGCTTCCGCAAAAGAGATTCTTATCAGTATCCTTATCTTTTCTGGATTCTCCCGAAAGAAAAATACTGTTGAAGTCCGAAGTCCATTCCCAAACCAAACCATGCATATCATAAACACCCCAATAATTTTTGAAAGTATGCCCGATTGGATTCAAATAGGTTTTTGGCTTTTCGTATGATGATAAAATGTATTTATTAAATTCTTCTTTGGTACGGGCATCGCTGCGTTTTTCATCTGCCATGGCAACATATTCCCATTCGTCCATTGACGGTAAGCGTTTTCCCTGACATTCACAATATTTTTTGGCAGCAAACCAAGAAATGTTAGTTATAGGTGCATTGCTCAGATTATTAGCCCCATAATTGAAATCACTTGCCCATTGGTTCAGATAACTTTTATCGGCATACAATCCTTTCATTTTGGAACGGCTGTATTCAGGATATTTTTTTACAAAAGCAAGATATTGCGCATTGGTAACAGGATATACATCTATGCTAAACGAACTTACTTTGACTGGTTTCTTGGCAGTAGCACCATAAAGGGGGACAAAAGTTCCCCCATCTATAGGCACCATTTTAACTTCTTGAGCACAAAGAGTAACACCTATGAACATGGGGATGAACAATAAAAAGATGGCTGTTGTATTTTTAAAAAGAAACATAGGACTCTTTGTGTTTTGCGTTAAAACTATCTTTGAGCTTTCACCATTGCTAGTGTCACTACTTTTTTACTATTACCCCAATTTGCATATACATACGTTAGTACATCTGCAATTTGCTGATCGCTCAAAGCTTGAGGAGGCATAGGCGTAGTGAATTTTTTTCCATTAACTGTAATAGGAGCATTTGAACCTTTGATTACTTGCTTAATAGCACGATTGACATCAGCATTCAAATAATCTGATTTTGCTAGTGGAGGAAAAGCTCCCGGTATTCCCACTCCTGTTGCTTGGTGGCAGGCAATACAGGTTTTGGTATAAACCCCTTTTCCTTTGTTTGCATCCTGGCTAAAACCTTTCAGACTTAATCCGATAAATGCTATCACTAAAATGTATTTTTTCATGACTTATAAAATTTAAAAAATTGTTTATTATTTTCTTTGAGCTTTCACCATTGCTGGTGTAACCACTGTTTTATTATTACCCCAACTGCTGTAAACATATGTTAACACATCTGCAATTTCATCGTCCGTAAGGTTTTGACTTGGCATAACACTATTTATTTTCTTACCGTTTACAGTGATCTCTCCACTTAATCCTTTTATAACAGCTTGAATGGCTCTGCTTGGATTTGCATTCAAGAAATCTGATTTTGCCAATGGAGGAAATGCATTAGGCACCCCTTGTCCTTCGGATTGGTGACAAGCAAAACAAGTTGTTCCAAAGATTGCTTTTCCAGCTTTAATTTGTTCAGGAAGTGATTTAGCAACTGTTGATTTTGCTTCTTTTTTTCCTTCAGGCATGTTTTGAATAGTTCCACCTTCTGGTAAATAAATACCCTCCTGGGTAGTTCCTGAGTAGATTTTTTTACTTTCTTTTCCTTCAACTTTAAGCATTCCCAAAGCTCCTTTATTGAAAGCTCTAAAAATAGAGTGATCTACCAAAATAAAAGTTCCAGGAACATCAACTTTAAACTCTACAATTGCAGAACCACCAGCTGGAATTAATGTGGTCTGTACATTTTCATTAATCGCACTACCTCCTTCAATATGTACTTTATCGAATATCTCTCCAATAACGTGGAAAGAAGAAACTAAATTTGGCCCACCATTCCCCATATAAATACGAACAGTTTCGCCAACTTTGGCAGTAAGCGCATTATCTCCTGCAATGCTTCCCACTTTACCATTAAACACTACGTAATCCGGAGTTTCTTTTACCGCTTTATTCATATCAAAAGGCTGAACTCCTTGTTCTCCATAAGCTCCTTTGGTATAAAAATCACCTTGCATCACGTAGTATTCTTTGTCTACCGGAGGCAGTCCGCCTTCTGGTTCAACAAGAATTAATCCGTACATCCCGTTGGCAATGTGCATCCCAACTGGTGCTGTAGCGCAATGGTACACATATAACCCTGGATTTAAAGTTTTAAAATTAAATACTTTTTCATGTCCAGGCGCAACTATTGATGAAGCCGCTCCACCGCCTTGACCCGTTACGGCATGCAAATCGATATTGTGTGGTAATTTATTATCTGGATGATTTTTTAAGTGAAATTCGATTTCGTCACCTACTCTCGTTCTTATAAAACTTCCTGGAACAGTTCCGCCAAATGTCCAATAGATATACTTAGTCCCATCTACCATTTCTCCTTCTTGTTCTTTAATTTCCATATTGACAACCAAATGCATTGCCGGTCTGTCTCCTACTGGTTTTGGAACAAATGGCGGAGAGGTTAGTTCCGCCTCTTTCTGTCCTTCGACTTTTATTTTTTGATAATAATCGGCATTTTTTTCTTCTTCTTTTTTAGTACAAGAAAAGAAACTGACTGCAGTAAATAATGTCACCGCAAATACCTTAGATAATTTGCTAAAATGAAATGGTTTTTTCATAATTTTTTAGTTTAATAGTAATTTTATATTAGGGATGTTTTTGTCTTTTATTTTAATGTAAATTTAGAGCGTGGTTTTCAAAAAAATAATGATAAATATCATGTTATTAACTTTTTTTTAAGATTCATAATTCAGGGAAAAACGATTGAGTAATAAACACAAAAGACACAGAATATTAAACACTTACAAAATAAAAACCAACTATTCTATCTAATTACTATTTTCAAAAAACACCCAATTATCATCAAGGTATCTTACTCCCAATCCAACAGCCTTTTTTCACCATCAATTTTCTTAATATCGGTAATATCCTGAGACATTTCAATCACTCCTTTGTAGTTTTTATTAGCATCTCTTACAGCAAAATAACGAATGTAAATCAGGCGGTCTTTGTAATTAATCCAAAACGAAGATTCATTTTGTGCTCCTTTTCTAAATTCATCCAAAATTTTAAGTACCGTTCCAACACTTTTTGGAGGATGGCAAAATTTCACTTCTCGCCCAATGATTCCAGCACTTCTGGGAAAAACACGCTCTTCTCCTCTGTTATAAAAAATGACTTTATCATTTTCATCCACATAAGTTAAATCCAGTGGCATAGTTCTTAAAAGTAAATTTACTTGTTCTACTGTCATATACCCTTCATCATAATGCGAAGTGTTTTCCAGCGAAAAAGACAAATCTCTCTGAGTAAAATCCTGACTTGGGTGAATATATTCCCCTTTTGGAAAAGTTGGTGGTGTTTCAGAAAGCATCCAACCGATTTCTTCTTCCCCTTTTCGCATTTCAATCCAATCCTTTTCATCTAATAAATCTAAAGAGTTAGGAAACAAAACAGTTTCTTCAGCGCCCAACAATCTATAAATACCATCTGTTAAAAAAGGTGTATTAGTAGCTATTTTTTCAGGATTATTCATTTTGATATAATACTGAATCAATCGAAATTGTTCTCTCAAATTATCATGAAAAGACCACATTCCTTGTGATGGACCTGTCCAACCGTTTTTCTCCAAAAAAGGGAAAAGCTGGTTTTCTTTGCGGGCAAAACGCTTTTCTATAGTGAGCAATTGATGAAAAACATTGACATACTTTGGTAAATCTTCAAAAGGATTTATTGCTTTAATTTCTTCCAAAAGAGAAATAATTAATTCTTTTTCCTGAAAGTAATTCCAAACTGGATGACCTTCTGGCACTACTGCGTTATTTTCTGTATCTATCATTGTTATTAGTATTTAAAATTAACAAAATCGCTAATCGTAAAATGGGGAAATAATTTCTAAATTCAAATAAAAGACAAATTTATCTTTTATTACTTTGCAAATATAAAAGATATTTTTATCTTTTATTTAAAATATGCAATTTATTTTCAATAAAATTATTTCAAATTTTTAAAGCAATACTATATATAGGTATACTCAATAAACAATCCGCTCTCAAAGTTTTCAACAACAAAATGTTCTTAAGTCGTAGCCGAAATATGATAAAAATCATATTCTGTGTTTTTAAATATTCGTAAAATTATATCATCAAAAAAAGAAGAATCCAAAATCACATCCCTTTAATTTTCAATTCTTTATATAAATAAAAAAATAATATATTTAATTAAGGATAAATTTGTCTTTTATTTAAAATAATCACTATTTTTGTAAAATAAATTTTAATCATAAAAACAATAATATGGAAACTTTAGAGAAAATTACAATTGGTGAATATGTAGCAAAAGACTTTAGAACAGCAGCTTTATTTTCAAAATATGGTATTGATTTTTGCTGCAAAGGCAACAGAACTATAGAGGAAGTTTGTGAGAAAAAAGAAGTGAAACCTGAAGATTTATTAAACGAAATTGAATCGATTTTATCTTTAAAAAGTGATTCGGGAATTGATTTTAATTCATGGCCAATTGATTTATTAGCCGATTATATTGAAAAAACACATCATAGATATGTTTCTGAAAAAACACCCACTTTGCTTCAATTTTTAGACAAATTGAGTAAAGTTCACGGAGCAAATCATCCTG
The Flavobacterium sp. 5 DNA segment above includes these coding regions:
- a CDS encoding DUF438 domain-containing protein; translation: MIDTENNAVVPEGHPVWNYFQEKELIISLLEEIKAINPFEDLPKYVNVFHQLLTIEKRFARKENQLFPFLEKNGWTGPSQGMWSFHDNLREQFRLIQYYIKMNNPEKIATNTPFLTDGIYRLLGAEETVLFPNSLDLLDEKDWIEMRKGEEEIGWMLSETPPTFPKGEYIHPSQDFTQRDLSFSLENTSHYDEGYMTVEQVNLLLRTMPLDLTYVDENDKVIFYNRGEERVFPRSAGIIGREVKFCHPPKSVGTVLKILDEFRKGAQNESSFWINYKDRLIYIRYFAVRDANKNYKGVIEMSQDITDIKKIDGEKRLLDWE
- a CDS encoding SCO family protein encodes the protein MKSIQTSKPNEIHIKGWDLLLALFFFLLFFTFESCNKKETVVKEKPISDLSIYNLPSKWTNQNGQNIEMKDLRGKVLVMVMIYTSCKAACPRLVADMRNIESRLPDNIKGNVKLVLISIDPETDTPKRLKEFAIANKMDSEQWEFLRSTEENTREFAAVLAVNYKKIDPLNFSHSNIISVFNAEGELTFQQEGLGVNSDETIKKITEEAGKLN
- a CDS encoding alginate export family protein, with protein sequence MKLLQKMALVFISMASMNTFAQEFDANLQIRPRYEFRNGYKAPIPFGETAGQFISSRTRLNLNFKQDKFVTKLTMQNVRVWGDVATNTKSDVNGIQLFEAWAQYNFDENWSTRLGRQVISYDNQRILGEVDWAQQAQSHDAALVTYKNKKSQLDMAFAYNANSETDIATPYTVAAYKAMQYAWYHTEFGKISMSLLFLNTGFENKLKPPIPAPLPELKVDYMQTFGTYLNTKNKNWDGNLWFYGQTGKSSTYNVSAFDCAINFNYALTVKFKAGLGYEFLSGKSQTDTSTNIKSFNPIFGTNHGFNGYMDYFYVGNYKNSVGLQDVFLKFNCVVDKWQFNLLPHVFNSANTILDTNGNEMSSYLGTEVDFTASYAVHKYINITGGYSQMFGTDSMQRVKGGDVDHTNNWAWVMINVNPQLFSFK
- the nirK gene encoding copper-containing nitrite reductase produces the protein MKKPFHFSKLSKVFAVTLFTAVSFFSCTKKEEEKNADYYQKIKVEGQKEAELTSPPFVPKPVGDRPAMHLVVNMEIKEQEGEMVDGTKYIYWTFGGTVPGSFIRTRVGDEIEFHLKNHPDNKLPHNIDLHAVTGQGGGAASSIVAPGHEKVFNFKTLNPGLYVYHCATAPVGMHIANGMYGLILVEPEGGLPPVDKEYYVMQGDFYTKGAYGEQGVQPFDMNKAVKETPDYVVFNGKVGSIAGDNALTAKVGETVRIYMGNGGPNLVSSFHVIGEIFDKVHIEGGSAINENVQTTLIPAGGSAIVEFKVDVPGTFILVDHSIFRAFNKGALGMLKVEGKESKKIYSGTTQEGIYLPEGGTIQNMPEGKKEAKSTVAKSLPEQIKAGKAIFGTTCFACHQSEGQGVPNAFPPLAKSDFLNANPSRAIQAVIKGLSGEITVNGKKINSVMPSQNLTDDEIADVLTYVYSSWGNNKTVVTPAMVKAQRK
- a CDS encoding formylglycine-generating enzyme family protein, whose translation is MFIGVTLCAQEVKMVPIDGGTFVPLYGATAKKPVKVSSFSIDVYPVTNAQYLAFVKKYPEYSRSKMKGLYADKSYLNQWASDFNYGANNLSNAPITNISWFAAKKYCECQGKRLPSMDEWEYVAMADEKRSDARTKEEFNKYILSSYEKPKTYLNPIGHTFKNYWGVYDMHGLVWEWTSDFNSIFLSGESRKDKDTDKNLFCGSGSINATDLMNYAAFMRYAFRGSLKASYTTKNLGFRCAKDN